In the genome of Amaranthus tricolor cultivar Red isolate AtriRed21 chromosome 15, ASM2621246v1, whole genome shotgun sequence, one region contains:
- the LOC130801130 gene encoding uncharacterized protein LOC130801130: MSLNNKIGVKCLDNLHLRVSEKGILEEISNEDVEEENSEEDKDEGEEKEQDEGKEKEDEKEKEKEDHQPVPTATNDGAKVVSKGEHEEAGSKGEISKEEEDEDLDDDTSSDEEVWMPTKKEPFVKQRKSIRLASKRKRPVVSLDDDSSTHTSCEPKQTTPSPKPDAPPSPHIPSPPSPIPCTPPPTTTSNSPGLCFTDFANPSVSTDPILDKLQTRLSAKLDTVEVQTEYVDEDEPKRGGISEILFAYSLGEDEIQSFGLLVHLGQMESQKFALEVREMMVDMIHTLHKYKKKERVVCLVSIGG; this comes from the exons ATGAGTCTTAATAACAAAATAGGTGTCAAATGCCTTGACAATTTGCACCTTAGAGTTTCAGAAAAAGGGATTTTGGAGGAAATTTCCAACGAGGATGTAGAGGAAGAAAACTCAGAAGAGGATAAGGATgaaggagaagaaaaagaacAGGATgagggaaaagaaaaagaagatgaaaaagaaaaagaaaaagaggatcATCAGCCTGTTCCAACTGCCACAAATGATGGGGCAAAGGTTGTTTCAAAAGGGGAACATGAAGAAGCTGGAAGTAAGGGGGAAATTTCaaaagaagaggaagatgagGACCTAGATGATGATACTTCTAGTGATGAGGAAGTCTGGATGCCAACAAAGAAGGAGCCCTTTGTCAAACAAAGAAAAAGTATTAGGCTTGCTTCAAAGAGGAAACGTCCTGTGGTTAGTTTGGATGATGACTCCTCCACACACACCTCCTGTGAGCCTAAACAGACAACTCCTTCACCAAAACCTGATGCACCACCTTCACCACACATTCCATCACCACCTTCACCTATTCCATGTACACCACCACCAACCACCACATCTAACTCACCAGGTCTGTGTTTCACTGATTTTGCTAATCCCTCAGTTTCTACCGATCCTATCCTTGATAAATTGCAG ACTCGTCTCAGTGCCAAGcttgacacagtggaggtgcaaaCTGAGTATGTAGACGAAGACGAACCT AAGAGAGGTGGAATTTCAGAAATTTTGTTTGCTTATTCACTTGGAGAAGATGAAATTCAGAGTTTTGGTTTGCTTGTTCACTTGGGGCAGATGGAATCTCAGAAGTTTGCTTTAGAAGTAAGGGAAATGATGGTGGATATGATTCATACATTACACAAGTATAAGAAGAAGGAAAGGGTGGTGTGTTTGGTGAGTATTGGGGGTTGA